TCATTTGGATTATCACGGTACGCGGAAAGAATATATCGCTGCGAAGGCACTGATTACGACGAACCAGACGGAAGAGGACTATCTGATCGTGAATGCGGATCAGGAAGAGGTCATGGAAATCGCCCGAAATTCCCAAGCACAAATCGTTCCTTTCTCAACGAAAAAAGTTCTGGAGAGCGGTGCTTATGTAAAAGATGGCTGGGTGTGTTTTAACGGCGAGCAGATAATTGAAACGAAAGATATCGTCCTGCCTGGTAAACACAATTTGGAGAATATACTATCTGCCGTAGCTGCGACACTGCTATCAGGTGCAGATAAAGAGGCCATCAGGAAGGTACTTACTACCTTTGCAGGAGTTCGTCACAGGCTCCAATATGTGGCCACGATCGATGAACGAAAATTTTATAATGACTCAAAAGCAACGAATATTTTGGCTACTGAAAATGCCCTGGCAGCTTTCGACGTACCAATCGTCTTGCTGGCCGGCGGTCTTGATAGGGGCAATTCTTTTGATGAGCTTGTTCCTTCATTAAAAAATGTGAAGACATTGATTACTTTCGGGGAGACAGCTGAAAAAGTTGGACAGGCTGGCCATGATGCAGGAATAAAAACGATTTTGCGGGCCGATAATGTGGAAAAGGCCGTTCCCGTGGCATTTGAACATTCAGAGCCCGGTGATGTCATCCTGCTGTCTCCAGCATGTGCAAGCTGGGATCAGTACAAAACTTTTGAGGTCAGGGGAGACATGTTTATCGAGGCCGTGCATAAGCTTAAGTAAGGGCTTGTCTTGAACAACATGACTCAGGTTGCTTGGCCTCATTGCAGGCTGGATGGGAAGCGGCATATGAGCCCTAAATCATACAGCCGAGGTGTATTGCTTTGCCAACGAAAAAATCTACTCCAGACATTTTTCTTATGATTGTTACATTTACGCTTTTGGCAGTGGGCTTGATCATGGTCTATAGCGCAAGTGCTGTCTGGGCGGACTATAAGTTTAATGATTCTTTTTTCTTTGCGAAACGGCAAATGCTATTTGCTGGTGTCGGGATCATCGCGATGTTTTTCATCATGAATATTGACTATTGGACATGGAGAACATGGGCGAAGGTCATTTTGATTATTTGTTTTGTCCTGTTGATCCTTGTTTTGATTCCTGGAATCGGGAATGTGCGGAATGGATCAAGGAGCTGGATCGGAGTAGGTGCCTTTTCCGTTCAGCCATCAGAGTTCATGAAGATTGCGATGATTGCCTTCCTCGCGAAATTTTTGTCTGAGAACCAGAAAGCAATCACTTCATTTAAAAAGGGACTTTTCCCTTCTTTAGGGCTTGTGTTTCTGGCATTCGGTCTCATTATGCTTCAGCCTGATTTAGGAACAGGGACGGTAATGGTGGGCACTTCTGTTGTTATCATCTTTATTGCTGGGGCAAGGATCAGTCATTTTGTCGGCCTTGGACTGCTGGGGGTTGCAGGGTTTGTTGGCCTGATTATTTCAGCGCCATACAGGATGAAAAGGATCACATCGTTCCTTGACCCATGGCAGGATCCACTCGGGAGCGGGTTCCAAATGATCCAATCGCTTTATGCAATCGGCCCTGGGGGATTGTTCGGTCTTGGCCTGGGACAAAGCAGGCAAAAGTTCTTTTATCTGCCTGAACCCCAAACGGATTTTATATTCGCAATTCTTGCTGAGGAGCTTGGGTTCATTGGTGGTTCATTGATTCTTCTTTTATTCTCCTTACTGCTTTGGAGGGGAGTAAGGATTGCGCTTGGGGCTCCCGATTTATTCGGGACATTCCTGGCCACTGGGATCATTGCAATGATTGCAATCCAGGTCATGATCAATATCGGTGTTGTCACCGGCCTTATGCCTGTAACTGGCATAACGCTCCCATTCCTGAGCTACGGAGGATCATCTCTGACACTGATGCTGATGGCTGTCGGAGTATTGCTGAATATCAGTAGACATTCGAGATACTAAGAGTAAAATGAAAGACCCTTCTGCAGGGTCTTTTATTTGTTGGAAAACGTTCCAATCTATGTGAATATGAATAGGAATATACTTCTATTCATGCTATATTACATTTAAATAACAATATCTTTAAAAACTGTTCTAAAGTTTAGAATATAGTAGAATAGGGTAAAACCGGGGAGTGCCTTTTTTATAGGTTCCTTTTTACAATTCTTATTCACATCACGCAATCCGGAAAAACCTGGTGTGTAAATGCTTGCGTGATGGACGCGATTAAAAAAGAGATAAGTTGCTGAGGTGTGGAAAATGAAGATTGCAGTTAGCGGCGGCGGTACAGGTGGACATATTTATCCTGCGCTCGCACTAATAAGGGAAATTCAAAAAAAGGATGAGAATGTCGAGTTTCTCTACATAGGGACGGAAAAAGGGCTCGAAAGCAAGCTTGTGCCCAGGGAGAACATCCCATTTAAATCCATACATATCACAGGGTTCAAACGAAAGATTTCATTTGAAAACGTAAAAACAATCCTGCGGTTTCTCAAAGGTGTCAGGGACAGTAAAAAAATGCTCAAGGAATTCAAGCCAGATGTGGTCATTGGTACTGGCGGCTATGTTTGCGGCCCTGTGGTCTATGCGGCTGCGAAAATGGGCATACCTACAATTGTCCATGAACAAAACAGCGTTCCAGGTTTGACGAATAAATTCCTGAGCCGTTATGTTGATAAAATCGCGATTTGCTTTGAAGAAGCTAGGGAATTCTTCCCTGAGCAAAAGGTTGTGTTGACTGGTAACCCTAGAGCGTCAGAGGTACTTGGGCAAGATGGAATCAAAGGCAGATTGTCTGCCGGATTAAAACTCAAAATTCCTACAGTGCTTATTTTTGGCGGCAGCAGGGGTGCCAGGCCAATTAATGAAGCAGTCGTTAAAAGCCTCGCTGAATTAAGCGGTAAATCATATCAGGTGCTATATGTTACAGGCGATGTTCATTTTGAAGATGTCCAGAAGGAAGTTGAACTTGTCGGTAATCCGGAAAATGTCAACATCAAACCCTTTATTCACAATATGCCTGAGGTGCTATCCGGTGTTGATTTAACTGTTGCAAGGGCAGGAGCGACCACCCTGGCTGAACTTACTTCATTGGGGATTCCCAGCATATTGATTCCGAGCCCATATGTAACCGACAATCATCAAGAAAAAAACGCACGGGCTTTAAGCGAAAACGGAGCAGCACGGCTGCTGCTTGAAAAAGATCTTACAGGGCCCAAGCTGGTCGAAAGTATTGACCACATATTGGGCAACGAAGACAAGCTGGCCGATATGAAAAAGGCGGCGAAAAAACTAGGCATACCTGACGCAGCCCAGAGACTGTACCGTCTCATGGAGGAACTGGCGAAAAAGTAGCCTATAGGCATGCAGCTGCATAAAATGGTCAAAATAGCTGTATCGTGAAAGGAAGGTAATTATGAAGGATCTAGCTAACAAACTTAGGGAATTGAACATCGGTTCGGTAAAGGAAAATGAACCGCTGGCAAACCATACATCAATGAAAATTGGCGGACCTGCTGACATACTTATTGAACCTTCATCAATAGAAAATTTAAGAAAAGCGGTTGAAGTCATTAAGGATTCTGGTGTTGAATGGACCGTGATCGGCAGAGGGTCAAATCTCCTCGTTTCAGACAAAGGCATTGAAGGTGTTGTGATTAAACTCGGTTCCGGACTTGATGATTTGGAGATCGATGGGACTAGAGTGACAGCTGGTGGAGGTCTTTCACTGGTCAACTTTGCGATCACCATTAGCCGAAAAGGACTTTCAGGACTTGAATTCGCAGGCGGAATTCCCGGGTCGATTGGCGGCGCGGTTTATATGAACGCAGGGGCCCATGGATCTGATATCTCACAAATCCTGGAGAAAGCCTATGTACTCTTTGAAGATGGCGCTCTTGAGTGGCTCTCAAATGAAGAAATGAAATTCTCCTATCGGACATCCGTCCTTCAAAAAGAGCGGCCAGGTGTTGTCGTAGGAGCCATTTTCCAACTGCAAGAGGGCAACAAGGATGAAATTGTGGCGGAGCTTCAAAAAAACAAGGATTATCGCAAAGAAACCCAGCCATATAACTTTCCAAGCTGCGGCAGTGTCTTTAGGAATCCCCTGCCCAATTATGCTGGGAATTTAATTGAAAAATCAGGTTTGAAAGGCCATCAAATCGGCGGGGCACAAATTTCGGAGCTTCATGCTAATTTCATTGTGAACAAAGGAAATGCAAAGGCCGAGGATGTACTTGGTCTGATTCAGCATGTAAAGGACACAGTCCTTGATTTACATGGTGTGAAAATGGAGACAGAGGTAGAAATTATAGGTCGTAAATAGCAGGAAAGTGGTTCAAGCTGTCAAATTCTGTGATATAATAATTCATTAGATTAGATGCTGTCCGGATAACAAACGGCATGACAGATTCTCATGCCGTTGGCTCTTCTTTTATTATGTGCTTATGTACATACTTATTGTTTTCAATTCTAGGGAAAGCTTCTGATTCTAAATTTATTATTACGATGGCTTTAACCTGCAAGATCAAGAAAAAAGATGTTATTCTTATTGGAAATGGGTTCAGCCGATAAAGAGGGGATTGAAAATGGACAAGAGGAAAATCGTCTCAATTGAAGATCGGATTCCAAAGTTAAAACATCAAAGGCGCAAGAAAGCTAATCGCAGGCTTATCATGCTTCTGGCATTGTTTTTTATATTAATAGCCGGTGTTATCTATTTCCAGTCACCGCTAAGCAAGGTGAAAGAAATCACTGTCTCAGGAAATGAGTCCTATTCCTACGAGCACATCGTGGAAAAAAGCGGACTCAGCTTTGAGTCAAATGTGTGGAAAATCAGCAAAGGCGATGTTGAAGAAAAACTGGAGAAAATCCAGGAAATCAAACAAGCTACTGTGAACGTAAAGTTTCCAAATAAGATCGCCATTGAGCTTGAAGAATATAGCAGGCTTGCCTACATTTCAAAGGGGAAGAATTTTTACCCGGTCCTTGAAAATGGAAATATACTTGGAGAAAAGCAGATTGATGAGATTCCTGTTAACGCGCCAATCTTAATAGGCTTTAAAGAAGGGAAGGTCCTGGATGAAATGATTGCTTCACTGGAGGAACTGCCTGAAGTTGTCATCAATTCAATCTCTGAAATACACTCACAGCCTGTTAAAACGGATAAATATCTTGTTAAGCTGTATATGAATGACGGTTTCGAGGTGAATGCTACTCTCAGGACTTTTTCTGAAAAAATGGTACATTATCCTTCAATTGTCAGTCAGCTTGACCCTTCTAAAAAGGGTGTAATCGATCTCGAGGTTGGCTCTTATTTTAAAGCATATGAAGCAGAGGAAGCTGAGGAAGTTGAAATTGAAAAAGAAAGTGAACAGTAATCGTGTAATACTTTCAATCGTTTTCCTGGTACTTGGCTTCATGGTCGCTTTTTCATTCCGTGTTACACAGGACGAGGGTGACAAAGGCCAGGGTTTGACGGACAGGCAATGGGAGAAGCATTTAAGTCTGAGAAACGATCTGATAGAACAGGAAGAAAAAAACCGCGAGCTTCAACAAGAGTTGAATGCCAAGCAGGAAAAGGTAAGGGAAATTGAGGCCAGCCTTTCCAAAGAAGCGCAGGTTTTCTTTAACATGGCTGAGGACGCTGAGAAATACCGTATGTTCCTTGGCAAGGTAGAGGTCAGTGGCAATGGAGTAAAAGTAACTCTGGCTGATGGAGAGTACGATCCTGATGAGGAGAATATCAATAATTATCTTGTCCACGAGCATCATGTTTTCAAGGTGATCAACGAATTGTACATTTCAGGAGCAGCAGCTATCGCTGTGAACGGGCAACGAATTTCTCACAATTCATATATATTGTGTACAGGCCCTGTCATCACTGTTGATGGCTACCAGCATCCTGCCCCATTTGAAATCACTGCTATTGGTGACCCCGATGTTCTTTCCTCCGCTCTCAATATTACCGGTGGGGTAAAAGATCAGCTTGTGAATGACCAGATTGTTTTTTCATTAGAGGAAAAGGAAGATCTTAAAATGGATCCGATTTTGGGAAAATGATGACGACCATCGCTTTCTTTCCAAAATACGAATGCCGTACAAGAAAATAGGTTAACAGGCTGTTTAGCATGGGATTGAATGAATACCACTAGAAATGGCCTAATAGAAAGCAAGGTGAATACATTGGGCCGACCTAAGAATCTCAGCTTCAGTATCATAGCTGCAATTATTGGATTAATGGTCGCCATTCAGTTTCAAACCGTCAGGGAACCAGAAGTCAGGGACACAAGGGACACTTGGCAGCTTCGTGAGGATTTAATGAAGGAGAAGGAATTACAGTCCAAGCTGCTTCTTGAAATCAGGTCTAATGAAGAAAAATTAGCTAAGTATGAAACTGAGCGGCAGCAAAGCAAGGAAGAGGTACTGCGGGAAACCCTCGCTGAATTGAAGGATGAGGCTGGACTGACCGAGGTCACCGGTCCAGGGATAACTCTCTCGATTAAACCTGCTTTCAACCTGATTGTCGAAGGTGACAATCCGCCTTCGGTTTCTCCAGACATGCTTAAAAGGCTTTTGAATGAGTTGAACATGTATGGAGCGAAGCATGTTTCCGTTGATGGCGAGAGGATCATTAATACTACCGTCATCCGGGATATTAACAGGGTGACAAAAATCAATGGCCATTCACTCAATCGTTTTCCTATTGAAGTTCGGGTAATAACGGAAAATGGAGACGCAGCCGAAAAGTTATATAATCGGATGAAGGTTTCCACGGTAGCCGAGGATTTTTTCATCGATAGCCTGGAAGTGGTCGTAAACAGGCCAGAGAGCACGCTGGTTGTACCTGCATATCAAGATACAATCAGGATCAGGTACATGGAACCCGTTAAAACAGACAAAGGGGGAGGCAACGGATAATGTGGCTTCCAGTAATGGGGTTGGTAATCGGTGTCATCATTGGGCTATTGACCGATATCCGAATTCCTGAAGAATACTCCAACTATTTATCAATCGCGATCCTTGCAGCCCTAGATACTTTGTTCGGAGGGATCCGCGCCCAGCTGCAAAATATTTATGATGAAAAAGTTTTTGTATCAGGATTCTTTTTTAATATAGTATTAGCAGCAAGTTTAGCTTTTCTAGGTGTCCATCTTGGTGTAGACTTGTATTTAGCAGCAGTTTTTGCCTTTGGGGTAAGGCTGTTCCAGAATATAGCCGTCATTCGGAGAATAATATTGACAAAATGGTCAACGACAAGTGAAAAGTAGAAAAAAAAATGATATTTTAAAAGGGAAATATTTAATTGTGACGAATAAAGTAATGTAATTAAAAAATGAAACGCAATTAGATAGTGGCAAGAAATTGTTGTTCAAACATTAGGAATTGTTGAAGGAGGTGCCACAGAATGAACAGCAATGATATATATGTCAGTCTTGACATCGGTACATCCAGTGTGAAGGTAATCATTGGGGAAATGGTCAACGACACTTTAAATATAATTGGTGTTGGCAATGTAAAGTCCGAAGGGTTAAGAAAGGGCTCCATTGTTGATATAGATGAAACCGTTCATTCTATTAAAAGGGCAATCGAACAAGCTGAAAGAATGATAGGTTTAAAGATTAACCAGGTGATTGTAGGTGTCACCGGCAATCATGTTTCCCTGTTGCCATGCCATGGCGTGGTTGCAGTTTCCAGCGACAATCGCGAGATCACAAATGAGGACGTAGCGAGAGTCATTGATGCTGCACAGGTGGTATCGATACCGCCTGAGCGAGAGATTATAGACGTGATTCCAAAGCAATTTATCGTTGACGGTCTTGATGAGATCAATGATCCAAGAGGCATGATTGGTGTTAGGCTTGAAATGGAAGGAACGATCATTACTGGATCAAAGACCATCTTACATAATACTCTTCGTTGTGTTGAGCGTGCTGGACTTGAAATTGTGGATATCGGACTACAGCCGCTCGCTGCGGGAGCATTCGCACTTTCAAAGGATGAAAAGAATATGGGTGTCGCGATGATTGATATCGGCGGCGGTTCATCGACGGTCGCCGTGTTCGAGAACGGACACTTAAGGGGGACATCTGTCATTCCGGTTGGAGGAGACCATATCACCAAGGACTTATCAATCGGTTTGCGCACGACAACTGAAGAAGCGGATAAATTGAAATTGAAGCATGGACATGCCTTTTATGACCATGCATCCGAAGAGGAATTATTCGAAGTTTCAATCATCGGCAGCGACCAGCAGCAGCAGTTCAATCAGCTGGAAGTAGCCGATATCATTGAGGCAAGAATGGAAGAAATCTTTTCCCTTGTCCAGGATGAATTGAAACACATGAACATAAGG
This window of the Mesobacillus jeotgali genome carries:
- the murB gene encoding UDP-N-acetylmuramate dehydrogenase translates to MKDLANKLRELNIGSVKENEPLANHTSMKIGGPADILIEPSSIENLRKAVEVIKDSGVEWTVIGRGSNLLVSDKGIEGVVIKLGSGLDDLEIDGTRVTAGGGLSLVNFAITISRKGLSGLEFAGGIPGSIGGAVYMNAGAHGSDISQILEKAYVLFEDGALEWLSNEEMKFSYRTSVLQKERPGVVVGAIFQLQEGNKDEIVAELQKNKDYRKETQPYNFPSCGSVFRNPLPNYAGNLIEKSGLKGHQIGGAQISELHANFIVNKGNAKAEDVLGLIQHVKDTVLDLHGVKMETEVEIIGRK
- a CDS encoding DUF881 domain-containing protein, which translates into the protein MNTTRNGLIESKVNTLGRPKNLSFSIIAAIIGLMVAIQFQTVREPEVRDTRDTWQLREDLMKEKELQSKLLLEIRSNEEKLAKYETERQQSKEEVLRETLAELKDEAGLTEVTGPGITLSIKPAFNLIVEGDNPPSVSPDMLKRLLNELNMYGAKHVSVDGERIINTTVIRDINRVTKINGHSLNRFPIEVRVITENGDAAEKLYNRMKVSTVAEDFFIDSLEVVVNRPESTLVVPAYQDTIRIRYMEPVKTDKGGGNG
- the spoVE gene encoding stage V sporulation protein E, producing the protein MPTKKSTPDIFLMIVTFTLLAVGLIMVYSASAVWADYKFNDSFFFAKRQMLFAGVGIIAMFFIMNIDYWTWRTWAKVILIICFVLLILVLIPGIGNVRNGSRSWIGVGAFSVQPSEFMKIAMIAFLAKFLSENQKAITSFKKGLFPSLGLVFLAFGLIMLQPDLGTGTVMVGTSVVIIFIAGARISHFVGLGLLGVAGFVGLIISAPYRMKRITSFLDPWQDPLGSGFQMIQSLYAIGPGGLFGLGLGQSRQKFFYLPEPQTDFIFAILAEELGFIGGSLILLLFSLLLWRGVRIALGAPDLFGTFLATGIIAMIAIQVMINIGVVTGLMPVTGITLPFLSYGGSSLTLMLMAVGVLLNISRHSRY
- the ftsA gene encoding cell division protein FtsA, yielding MNSNDIYVSLDIGTSSVKVIIGEMVNDTLNIIGVGNVKSEGLRKGSIVDIDETVHSIKRAIEQAERMIGLKINQVIVGVTGNHVSLLPCHGVVAVSSDNREITNEDVARVIDAAQVVSIPPEREIIDVIPKQFIVDGLDEINDPRGMIGVRLEMEGTIITGSKTILHNTLRCVERAGLEIVDIGLQPLAAGAFALSKDEKNMGVAMIDIGGGSSTVAVFENGHLRGTSVIPVGGDHITKDLSIGLRTTTEEADKLKLKHGHAFYDHASEEELFEVSIIGSDQQQQFNQLEVADIIEARMEEIFSLVQDELKHMNIRDLPGGFVLTGGTANMQGVLELAQDIFQSRVRIAIPDYIGVREPQYTTAVGLIQFAYKNAKLKGKKMEAAFREMEPKEKRVQKQPHPKSKPEKQPEEKVTSRMKKFLGYFFE
- a CDS encoding small basic family protein codes for the protein MWLPVMGLVIGVIIGLLTDIRIPEEYSNYLSIAILAALDTLFGGIRAQLQNIYDEKVFVSGFFFNIVLAASLAFLGVHLGVDLYLAAVFAFGVRLFQNIAVIRRIILTKWSTTSEK
- a CDS encoding DUF881 domain-containing protein → MKQRKLRKLKLKKKVNSNRVILSIVFLVLGFMVAFSFRVTQDEGDKGQGLTDRQWEKHLSLRNDLIEQEEKNRELQQELNAKQEKVREIEASLSKEAQVFFNMAEDAEKYRMFLGKVEVSGNGVKVTLADGEYDPDEENINNYLVHEHHVFKVINELYISGAAAIAVNGQRISHNSYILCTGPVITVDGYQHPAPFEITAIGDPDVLSSALNITGGVKDQLVNDQIVFSLEEKEDLKMDPILGK
- a CDS encoding cell division protein FtsQ/DivIB codes for the protein MDKRKIVSIEDRIPKLKHQRRKKANRRLIMLLALFFILIAGVIYFQSPLSKVKEITVSGNESYSYEHIVEKSGLSFESNVWKISKGDVEEKLEKIQEIKQATVNVKFPNKIAIELEEYSRLAYISKGKNFYPVLENGNILGEKQIDEIPVNAPILIGFKEGKVLDEMIASLEELPEVVINSISEIHSQPVKTDKYLVKLYMNDGFEVNATLRTFSEKMVHYPSIVSQLDPSKKGVIDLEVGSYFKAYEAEEAEEVEIEKESEQ
- the murG gene encoding undecaprenyldiphospho-muramoylpentapeptide beta-N-acetylglucosaminyltransferase, with protein sequence MKIAVSGGGTGGHIYPALALIREIQKKDENVEFLYIGTEKGLESKLVPRENIPFKSIHITGFKRKISFENVKTILRFLKGVRDSKKMLKEFKPDVVIGTGGYVCGPVVYAAAKMGIPTIVHEQNSVPGLTNKFLSRYVDKIAICFEEAREFFPEQKVVLTGNPRASEVLGQDGIKGRLSAGLKLKIPTVLIFGGSRGARPINEAVVKSLAELSGKSYQVLYVTGDVHFEDVQKEVELVGNPENVNIKPFIHNMPEVLSGVDLTVARAGATTLAELTSLGIPSILIPSPYVTDNHQEKNARALSENGAARLLLEKDLTGPKLVESIDHILGNEDKLADMKKAAKKLGIPDAAQRLYRLMEELAKK
- the murD gene encoding UDP-N-acetylmuramoyl-L-alanine--D-glutamate ligase; translation: MKDIKTYQHKKILVLGLAKSGVSAAALLHKLGAFVTVNDSKPLSENPEAQGLLEQGIKVVCGSHPIELMDEGFELVVKNPGIPYYNPMILKAIEKEIPIITEVELAYQISDAPLVGITGTNGKTTTTTLIFEMLEAGNKQPLIAGNIGTVASGVAQDATAENTIVIELSSFQLMGIDQFKPRIAIITNLYDAHLDYHGTRKEYIAAKALITTNQTEEDYLIVNADQEEVMEIARNSQAQIVPFSTKKVLESGAYVKDGWVCFNGEQIIETKDIVLPGKHNLENILSAVAATLLSGADKEAIRKVLTTFAGVRHRLQYVATIDERKFYNDSKATNILATENALAAFDVPIVLLAGGLDRGNSFDELVPSLKNVKTLITFGETAEKVGQAGHDAGIKTILRADNVEKAVPVAFEHSEPGDVILLSPACASWDQYKTFEVRGDMFIEAVHKLK